A genomic window from Synechococcus sp. CBW1107 includes:
- a CDS encoding plasma-membrane proton-efflux P-type ATPase, giving the protein MLDDLDTQQLQDKLKSSPDGLSQGEALRRLKQYGSNELAEKKTNQILKFLTYFWGPIPWMIEAAVVLSALAQHWPDFAIILLLLLANAGIGFWEEHQAGNAIAALKAKLAIKAQVKRDGQWTSVESRELVPGDVIHVRLGDIVPADARLLDGEPLQVDQSALTGESLPATRRCGEAVFSGSIIRRGEIDAMVYATGANTYFGKTAELVQAAHSVSHFQQAVLKIGNVLILLALALVTVIIAVAVLRGDPLLTTLQFALVLTVAAIPVAMPTVLSVTMAVGARQLTMRGAIVTRLAAIEELAGVDVLCSDKTGTLTKNALTLGDPFSVDSSAVASGPDLVIFTAALASRADNKDPIDRAVLDGLSEGQSLEDYQVVHFQSFDPVHKRTEATVRGLDGVAFKVSKGAPQVILALSANAAQVKTAVERAINGFAARGFRSLGVARTDAEDQWQFLGVLPLFDPPREEAKATIATALQMGVKTKMVTGDQLPIAQETAENLGMGSLILDASVFGTTTTQPSEQLAQSIEKADGFAQVFPEHKFQIVDVLQRHGHIVGMTGDGVNDAPALKKADCGIAVADATDAARGAASIVLMTPGLSVIVEAIKTSRKIFQRMNSYAIYRIAETLRVLFFMTLSILAFNFYPVTAVMIVMLALLNDGAILSIAYDNVHYSNDPERWNMRVVMGVATILGLVGVVSAFGLFYLGERVFQLDRSHLQTLMYLKLSVAGHLTIFLTRTRGPFWSIRPARVLLWAVCGTQLVATLIAVYGWFMTPLGWGWALLVWGYALAWFLVNDRLKLLTYRILIPQPHHQRPGGLNPADSSRQMHA; this is encoded by the coding sequence TCAGCCAGGGTGAAGCTCTGCGCCGCTTGAAGCAGTACGGCAGCAACGAGCTTGCCGAAAAGAAGACGAATCAGATTCTGAAGTTTCTGACCTATTTCTGGGGACCAATTCCCTGGATGATTGAAGCAGCCGTGGTTCTTTCCGCGCTGGCCCAGCATTGGCCCGACTTCGCCATCATCCTGCTGCTGCTTCTTGCCAACGCTGGGATTGGCTTCTGGGAAGAGCACCAGGCCGGCAATGCCATCGCGGCACTGAAAGCCAAGCTGGCCATCAAGGCCCAGGTGAAACGCGATGGCCAGTGGACCTCCGTGGAGTCACGTGAACTGGTGCCGGGCGACGTCATCCATGTACGCCTCGGCGACATCGTGCCGGCGGATGCCCGCCTGCTGGATGGGGAGCCGCTGCAAGTCGATCAATCTGCCCTGACGGGAGAATCGTTGCCAGCCACGCGCCGATGCGGTGAAGCCGTGTTCTCGGGATCGATCATTCGCCGGGGTGAAATCGATGCGATGGTCTATGCCACAGGTGCGAACACCTACTTCGGCAAAACAGCGGAGTTGGTGCAGGCTGCTCACAGCGTCAGCCATTTCCAACAAGCCGTTCTGAAGATCGGAAATGTCCTGATCCTGCTGGCACTGGCTTTGGTCACGGTGATCATTGCCGTGGCGGTGTTGCGCGGCGACCCCCTACTCACCACCCTTCAGTTCGCCCTGGTGTTGACCGTTGCCGCGATCCCCGTGGCCATGCCCACGGTGCTCTCAGTGACCATGGCTGTGGGGGCGCGCCAGTTGACGATGAGAGGGGCGATCGTGACGCGGCTGGCGGCGATCGAGGAATTGGCTGGGGTGGATGTGCTCTGCTCGGACAAAACCGGCACGCTGACCAAGAACGCTCTGACCCTTGGCGATCCCTTCAGCGTGGATTCATCGGCCGTTGCCAGTGGGCCGGACCTGGTGATCTTCACCGCGGCCCTGGCGTCGCGAGCTGACAACAAGGATCCGATCGACCGGGCTGTGCTTGATGGACTCAGTGAGGGCCAGAGTCTGGAGGACTACCAGGTGGTTCATTTCCAGTCTTTCGACCCGGTGCATAAGCGAACTGAAGCCACCGTCAGGGGGCTGGATGGAGTGGCCTTCAAGGTCTCCAAGGGCGCCCCGCAGGTGATTCTGGCGTTGTCAGCCAATGCTGCCCAGGTGAAGACCGCCGTCGAGCGCGCAATCAACGGGTTTGCTGCACGGGGCTTCCGCTCACTGGGAGTGGCCCGCACGGATGCGGAAGACCAATGGCAGTTTCTCGGTGTCCTTCCCCTGTTTGATCCTCCTCGAGAGGAAGCCAAGGCGACCATCGCGACCGCGCTCCAGATGGGCGTGAAGACCAAGATGGTGACGGGTGATCAGTTACCGATCGCCCAAGAAACAGCCGAGAACCTGGGGATGGGCTCCCTGATCCTCGATGCCAGTGTTTTCGGAACCACGACGACCCAGCCATCGGAGCAGCTGGCGCAGTCGATCGAGAAGGCGGATGGCTTCGCCCAGGTGTTTCCTGAGCACAAGTTTCAGATTGTGGATGTCCTCCAGCGGCACGGCCACATCGTCGGCATGACCGGTGATGGGGTCAACGATGCACCCGCGCTGAAAAAGGCCGACTGCGGCATCGCCGTTGCGGATGCAACGGATGCGGCGCGCGGCGCGGCCTCCATCGTGCTGATGACACCGGGACTGTCCGTGATTGTCGAGGCCATCAAGACGAGCCGCAAAATCTTCCAGAGGATGAACAGCTATGCGATCTATCGCATCGCCGAAACACTGCGTGTGCTGTTCTTCATGACGCTTTCGATCCTGGCCTTTAATTTCTATCCTGTGACGGCCGTGATGATCGTGATGCTGGCCCTGCTCAACGACGGCGCCATCTTGTCAATTGCCTATGACAACGTTCATTACAGCAACGATCCAGAACGATGGAACATGCGCGTGGTGATGGGGGTCGCGACAATCCTGGGCCTTGTCGGAGTCGTCTCAGCCTTTGGCTTGTTTTATCTCGGAGAGCGCGTCTTTCAGCTGGATCGCTCTCATCTCCAGACTCTGATGTATCTGAAGCTCTCTGTGGCCGGTCATCTGACGATCTTCCTCACACGCACCCGCGGACCCTTCTGGTCGATCCGTCCCGCACGGGTTCTGCTGTGGGCAGTCTGCGGCACACAGCTGGTGGCGACGTTGATCGCGGTGTATGGATGGTTCATGACCCCCCTCGGCTGGGGCTGGGCCCTGCTGGTGTGGGGCTATGCCCTTGCCTGGTTCCTCGTCAACGACCGCTTGAAATTACTCACCTATCGGATCCTGATCCCACAGCCCCATCACCAGCGGCCAGGAGGCCTCAACCCAGCCGATTCAAGCCGGCAGATGCATGCCTAA
- a CDS encoding ComEC/Rec2 family competence protein, with translation MPFLVVSLALAGLALGTVPLAAAPRLALLLLLGAAGWWRARRLGARPLPALALLVIAPSLLLWALWRQPHPGPADPVQLLQGLDGRELVLRGQLSSDPRLRGDSAGCSVPLRLAGGSTELQLQPCPPLRQGWLVEAHGILRRPASGPHPLLSGPAERLARRGIWSQLRLGASTDLKVLARPATPIADLRRRMAATLIRQGGERRGGILAALGLGSAVVPLPADVAASFRAAGLSHALAASGFHLSVLLGAVMALGRRLPRPPRCALALGAMLLFLLLAGPQPSVVRAVLMGGVAFAVLESGGRSRPLGVLLLSVLLMLLVQPWWLQDVGFQLSVAATAGLILTARPLETALAGRLPAWAAAGLAVPVAASLWTLPLQLHHFGIVPLYAVPANLLVAPLLSPLTLGAMALALSAVLLPPLVPLLAWPLLPLSGLLLAITRAIAALPMAQWQLGRPLPALVLLFGLSLLPWLLPGAGAWPRRLGAAGLALVLAVHLALLGGDALLLVHRWSGDLLVARHRGRGALVSGKADGLSCSDARKLASGLGMERYDWITLLDPVAPDDPACWSGQTSLLVSSSAGQNSLQPGQRLESPGLSLAPLSGDSQALALGIGRHRWWLLPDPQSLEAWSHQGPAGGEPVAGVWLGFRPSRRQQRQLSAAGPRQVWLSGEAPGLPQGWSASGASGSLQGAPG, from the coding sequence ATGCCCTTTCTGGTGGTGTCGCTCGCCCTCGCGGGGCTGGCCCTGGGCACCGTGCCCCTGGCCGCCGCACCCCGGCTGGCCCTCCTGCTCCTGCTGGGCGCCGCCGGCTGGTGGCGGGCGCGGCGGCTGGGGGCACGGCCGCTGCCGGCGCTGGCCCTGCTGGTGATCGCCCCGTCGCTGCTGCTCTGGGCGCTCTGGCGTCAGCCCCATCCTGGTCCCGCCGATCCCGTTCAGCTGTTGCAGGGCCTGGACGGCCGTGAGCTGGTGCTGCGTGGCCAGCTCAGCAGTGATCCCCGCCTGCGCGGCGATTCGGCGGGCTGCTCGGTGCCGCTGCGGCTGGCGGGCGGCAGCACCGAGCTGCAGCTCCAGCCCTGCCCGCCCCTGCGTCAGGGCTGGCTGGTGGAGGCCCATGGAATTCTGCGGCGGCCGGCCTCAGGGCCCCATCCGCTGCTGAGCGGTCCGGCGGAGCGCCTGGCCCGCCGCGGCATCTGGAGCCAGCTGCGCCTGGGGGCCAGCACGGATCTGAAGGTGCTGGCGCGCCCGGCCACCCCCATCGCCGACCTGCGCCGCCGCATGGCCGCCACCCTGATCCGGCAGGGCGGCGAACGCCGGGGAGGGATTCTGGCGGCCCTCGGGCTGGGCAGCGCCGTGGTGCCTCTGCCGGCGGATGTGGCCGCCAGCTTCCGCGCCGCCGGGCTCTCCCATGCCCTGGCGGCCTCCGGCTTCCACCTCTCGGTGCTGCTCGGCGCCGTGATGGCTCTCGGACGGCGGCTGCCGAGGCCCCCCCGCTGCGCCCTGGCCCTTGGGGCCATGCTGCTGTTCCTGCTGCTGGCGGGCCCCCAGCCCTCGGTGGTGCGGGCGGTGCTGATGGGTGGGGTGGCCTTTGCGGTGCTGGAGAGCGGCGGCCGCAGCCGGCCCCTGGGGGTGCTGCTGCTGAGCGTGCTGCTGATGCTGCTGGTGCAGCCCTGGTGGCTGCAGGACGTGGGGTTCCAGCTCTCGGTGGCGGCCACCGCCGGACTGATCCTCACCGCCCGCCCCCTGGAGACGGCCCTGGCCGGGCGTCTGCCGGCCTGGGCGGCGGCGGGGCTGGCGGTGCCCGTGGCCGCCTCGCTCTGGACCCTGCCGCTGCAGTTGCACCACTTCGGCATCGTGCCGTTGTACGCCGTGCCGGCCAACCTGCTGGTGGCCCCCCTGCTCAGCCCGCTCACCCTCGGCGCGATGGCCCTGGCCCTCTCGGCGGTGCTGCTGCCGCCCCTGGTGCCGTTGCTGGCCTGGCCGCTTCTGCCACTGAGCGGCCTGCTGCTGGCCATCACCCGCGCCATCGCGGCCCTGCCGATGGCCCAGTGGCAGCTGGGTCGTCCGCTCCCGGCGCTGGTGCTGCTCTTCGGCCTCTCGCTGCTGCCCTGGTTGTTGCCGGGCGCGGGGGCCTGGCCGCGGCGGCTGGGGGCGGCGGGGCTGGCCCTGGTGCTGGCGGTGCATCTCGCCCTGCTCGGCGGCGATGCGCTGCTGCTGGTGCACCGCTGGAGTGGCGATCTGCTGGTGGCCCGCCACCGGGGCCGCGGCGCCCTGGTCAGTGGCAAGGCCGATGGCCTCAGCTGCTCCGATGCCCGCAAGCTCGCGAGCGGCCTGGGCATGGAGCGCTACGACTGGATCACCCTGCTGGATCCGGTCGCCCCGGACGATCCGGCCTGCTGGAGCGGCCAGACCTCCCTGCTGGTCTCCAGCAGCGCCGGCCAGAACAGCCTGCAGCCGGGTCAGCGCCTGGAGAGCCCCGGCCTCAGCCTGGCTCCCCTCAGCGGCGACAGCCAGGCCCTGGCCCTCGGCATCGGCCGCCACCGCTGGTGGCTGCTGCCGGATCCCCAGTCGCTCGAGGCCTGGAGCCATCAGGGCCCGGCCGGCGGCGAACCGGTGGCGGGGGTGTGGCTGGGCTTCCGTCCCAGCCGCCGCCAGCAGCGGCAGTTGAGCGCGGCTGGTCCCCGGCAGGTGTGGCTCAGCGGCGAAGCCCCCGGGTTGCCCCAGGGCTGGAGTGCCAGCGGGGCGAGCGGATCCCTGCAGGGCGCTCCAGGCTGA